Proteins co-encoded in one Xanthomonas campestris pv. badrii genomic window:
- the kdpB gene encoding potassium-transporting ATPase subunit KdpB, producing the protein MSTIDMSEKRERGNAALFDAAVLAAALRAAFIKLSPRHLLRSPVMAVVMGGTVLAAVITASGQAHAGFGWAVTAILFVTVLFGNFAEAIAEARGRGQAASLRRARKDLVARRVETALGGRETRVPAAELRPGDYVMVSEGEFVPADGEIVRGLATINEAAVTGESAPVLREAGTDRSGVIGGTRVLSDEIVFKVTAEPGHSFLDRMIALVEGANRQKTPNEIALTLLLAAMTLTFLIVVASLPAIAGFAGVTLDPLLLIALLVCLIPTTIGGLLPAIGIAGMNRALSANVLAKSGKAVEVAGDVDVLLLDKTGTITYGDRQATAFHPLAGIDRAQLRDAAMLASLADPTPEGKSIVKLARQQGAVAVEPGAPLDADPSATDRASMRGVPHYIAFTAQTRMSGVDLGGRSIRKGAGDAIVAYVQAQGATVSPELQGRIEEVARGGATPLVVAEGRHVLGVVELSDVVKQGIKEKFAQLRAMGIKTVMITGDNPLTAAAIAAEAGVDDYIAQARPEDKLARIRAEQAGGRLVAMVGDGTNDAPALAQADVGLAMNSGTQAAKEAGNMVDLDSDPAKLLAVVEVGKQQLITRGALTTFSLANDVSKYFAILPALFAAAPASMGMGSMAALNVMQLSSPRHAVLAALIFNALIIPALIPLALRGVRFRPSSATALLRRNMLIYGLGGVLLPFAAIKLIDLALAATLGT; encoded by the coding sequence ATGTCTACGATCGATATGAGTGAGAAGCGCGAACGCGGCAACGCCGCCTTGTTCGATGCTGCGGTGCTGGCTGCAGCGCTGCGCGCGGCCTTTATCAAGTTGTCGCCACGGCATCTGCTGCGCAGCCCGGTGATGGCCGTGGTGATGGGCGGTACCGTGCTGGCGGCGGTGATCACCGCCAGCGGTCAGGCGCATGCCGGCTTCGGCTGGGCGGTGACCGCCATCCTGTTCGTAACGGTGCTGTTCGGCAATTTCGCCGAGGCCATCGCCGAAGCGCGCGGCCGCGGCCAGGCCGCCTCGCTGCGCCGTGCACGCAAGGACCTGGTGGCGCGGCGGGTGGAAACCGCGCTGGGCGGCCGCGAGACGCGGGTGCCGGCGGCCGAGTTGCGCCCGGGCGATTACGTGATGGTGTCCGAGGGCGAATTCGTCCCCGCCGACGGTGAAATCGTGCGCGGTCTCGCCACCATCAACGAAGCGGCGGTCACCGGCGAATCGGCCCCGGTGCTGCGTGAGGCCGGCACCGATCGCAGTGGCGTGATCGGCGGCACGCGGGTGCTGTCCGACGAGATCGTGTTCAAGGTCACCGCCGAGCCGGGGCATAGTTTCCTGGATCGCATGATTGCGTTGGTGGAAGGCGCCAACCGGCAGAAGACGCCGAACGAGATCGCGCTGACCCTGCTGCTGGCGGCGATGACGCTGACCTTCCTGATCGTGGTGGCCTCGCTGCCGGCGATTGCGGGCTTTGCCGGCGTCACGCTCGATCCGCTGCTGCTGATCGCGTTGCTGGTGTGCCTGATCCCCACCACCATCGGCGGGCTGTTGCCGGCGATCGGTATCGCCGGCATGAATCGCGCGCTGTCGGCCAATGTGTTGGCCAAGTCCGGCAAGGCCGTGGAAGTGGCCGGCGACGTGGACGTGCTGTTGCTCGACAAGACCGGCACCATCACCTACGGCGATCGCCAGGCCACCGCGTTCCATCCGCTGGCTGGCATCGACCGCGCACAGCTGCGTGACGCAGCCATGCTGGCATCGCTGGCGGACCCGACGCCGGAAGGCAAGTCCATCGTCAAGCTGGCGCGCCAGCAAGGTGCGGTGGCGGTCGAGCCGGGGGCGCCATTGGATGCGGATCCCTCCGCAACGGACCGCGCATCCATGCGCGGGGTTCCGCATTACATCGCCTTCACCGCGCAGACGCGCATGTCCGGCGTGGATCTGGGCGGCCGCAGCATCCGCAAGGGCGCCGGCGATGCGATCGTGGCGTACGTGCAGGCGCAGGGTGCGACGGTCTCGCCGGAACTGCAGGGCCGCATCGAGGAAGTTGCGCGCGGCGGTGCCACGCCGCTGGTGGTGGCCGAAGGCCGGCATGTGCTGGGCGTGGTCGAGTTGAGCGACGTGGTCAAGCAGGGCATCAAGGAAAAGTTCGCGCAATTGCGGGCGATGGGCATCAAGACGGTGATGATCACCGGCGACAACCCGCTCACCGCTGCCGCCATTGCCGCGGAAGCCGGCGTGGACGACTACATCGCGCAGGCACGCCCGGAAGACAAGCTGGCACGCATCCGTGCCGAGCAGGCCGGCGGGCGACTGGTGGCGATGGTCGGCGACGGCACCAACGATGCCCCGGCGCTTGCCCAGGCCGACGTCGGCCTGGCGATGAACTCCGGTACGCAGGCGGCCAAGGAGGCCGGCAACATGGTCGACCTGGATTCGGATCCGGCCAAGCTGCTGGCAGTGGTCGAGGTGGGCAAGCAGCAGCTGATCACGCGTGGCGCCTTGACCACCTTCTCGCTGGCCAACGATGTGTCGAAGTATTTCGCGATCCTGCCGGCGTTGTTTGCGGCGGCGCCCGCTTCCATGGGAATGGGGTCGATGGCCGCGCTCAACGTGATGCAGCTCTCCAGCCCGCGGCATGCGGTGCTGGCGGCACTGATCTTCAACGCCTTGATCATTCCGGCCTTGATTCCGCTGGCGCTGCGCGGCGTGCGCTTCCGTCCTTCCAGCGCCACCGCGCTGCTGCGCCGGAACATGCTGATCTACGGCCTGGGCGGTGTGCTGCTGCCGTTCGCGGCCATCAAGCTGATCGACCTGGCGCTGGCCGCCACCCTGGGTACCTGA
- the kdpC gene encoding potassium-transporting ATPase subunit KdpC: MSTSLPLRDDGVLRASIGLAAFTLLGLGLAYSLVATGITGALFPAQAQGSLLRAETKVVGSALVAQPFTDARYFQPRPSAAKYDLTAAAGSNQARSNPDLQARIAATRAEVAARDGIAPDAVPGELLTQSGSGLDPHLSPAGAQVQVRRVAAARGWPEQRVAALLQAATEQPQFGLLGQPRVNVLALNLALDRAGNGETGTGNGVKQKH, from the coding sequence ATGTCCACCTCCCTGCCATTGCGCGACGATGGCGTCCTGCGTGCCTCTATTGGCCTGGCCGCGTTCACGCTGCTCGGCCTGGGCCTGGCCTATTCGCTGGTCGCCACCGGCATCACCGGCGCGCTGTTTCCGGCGCAGGCGCAGGGCTCGCTGTTGCGCGCGGAGACGAAGGTGGTCGGCTCGGCACTGGTGGCGCAGCCGTTCACCGATGCACGTTACTTCCAGCCGCGCCCATCGGCGGCCAAGTACGACCTCACCGCTGCCGCCGGCAGCAACCAGGCGCGTTCCAACCCGGACCTGCAGGCGCGCATCGCCGCCACCCGTGCCGAAGTCGCCGCGCGCGACGGCATCGCCCCGGACGCGGTTCCCGGCGAGTTGCTGACCCAGTCCGGCAGCGGCCTGGACCCACACCTGAGCCCGGCCGGCGCGCAGGTCCAGGTGCGCCGCGTCGCCGCCGCCCGCGGCTGGCCGGAACAACGCGTCGCCGCACTCCTGCAGGCCGCCACCGAACAACCCCAGTTCGGCCTGCTTGGGCAGCCACGGGTGAATGTGCTGGCGCTGAATCTGGCGCTGGATCGCGCTGGGAATGGGGAAACGGGAACCGGGAATGGGGTGAAGCAAAAGCACTAG
- a CDS encoding sensor histidine kinase: MIDSRTQHADALIGELQRDHGGRLTVFLGAAPGVGKTYAMLSRARERLRQGVDVVAGVVETHGRSETAALLDGLPLLPRMRVNYQGRVLEELDLDALLTRKPQLALIDELAHRNVPGSRHERRWQDIVELLDAGIDVYTTVNIQHLESLNDIVLRITGVRVSETVPDAVFDRLRDIVLVDLPPRELIERLQQGKVYLPEQATQALQAFFSPSNLTALRELAMQTAADRVDSDLRDTQAARGLPGTAALRRRVVVAIDGRGSSEYLVRVARRLSERRDAPWTVVTVQTRTVADAHWQLEIDRAFALTRRLGGDTALLHGANVADALLDFASHNGVSTLLLGRTRERPLARMFNRTLTQQLLQRGAHYELVIVSSADARARARQRWRNPRQWLQRYDLAFAAIAAAAAVGVAWLLQRWTDIDDLSMVFIVAVVLVASRTRMAAAVIAALLSFVAYNFFFIEPRFTLHISARQGVVTVCLFLIAALVAGRLASRLRSQVLALRAANAHANALQALGRQLSTAADLGQVLEAGRRALTTALDAEVWLRLEQRESEAPPSFGALDRSAAEWTQRHGQPAGRFTDTLAGAQWWCLPVRHERGTLGVAALRLRQGVQRPGLEQRRLAEAMVDDIGQAALRTRLVADLEGARVTGETERLRSALLSSVSHDLRSPLASMIGSASSLASYGDAMDAQDRHSLLDTIQLEGERLDRYIQNLLDMTRLGHTGLTLNRDWIGVDELIGSATRRLQRYQPEVRLQLDLAPDLPAIWVHPALVEQAIFNVLENAAKFSPPGMAVTVQAQLRNGALQIDIGDQGPGIPEDERARIFDMFYSVERGDRGRHGTGLGLTICQGMIGAHGGSVEALAGAHGQGTTIRITLPLLLPAAPPRPDAD; the protein is encoded by the coding sequence ATGATTGACTCCCGCACCCAACACGCCGACGCGCTGATCGGCGAACTGCAACGCGACCATGGCGGGCGGCTCACGGTCTTCCTGGGTGCGGCGCCCGGCGTGGGCAAGACCTACGCCATGCTGTCGCGGGCGCGCGAGCGTCTGCGGCAGGGCGTCGACGTGGTGGCCGGCGTGGTGGAAACCCACGGGCGCAGCGAAACCGCTGCGCTGCTGGACGGCCTGCCGCTGCTGCCACGCATGCGCGTGAACTACCAGGGACGGGTACTGGAAGAACTCGATCTGGATGCATTGCTGACGCGCAAGCCGCAGCTGGCGCTGATCGACGAGCTGGCGCACCGCAACGTGCCGGGCAGCCGGCACGAGCGCCGCTGGCAGGACATCGTGGAATTGCTCGATGCCGGAATCGATGTCTACACCACGGTCAACATCCAGCACCTGGAAAGCCTCAACGACATCGTGCTGCGCATCACCGGCGTGCGCGTGTCCGAAACCGTGCCCGATGCGGTGTTCGACCGCCTGCGCGACATCGTGCTGGTGGACCTGCCGCCACGCGAACTGATCGAGCGCCTGCAGCAGGGCAAGGTGTATCTGCCCGAACAGGCCACGCAAGCGCTACAGGCGTTTTTTTCGCCCTCCAACCTCACTGCCCTGCGCGAACTGGCGATGCAGACCGCCGCCGACCGCGTCGACAGCGATCTGCGCGACACCCAGGCCGCGCGCGGGCTGCCCGGCACGGCCGCGTTGCGCCGCCGCGTGGTGGTGGCCATCGATGGGCGTGGCAGTTCGGAGTACCTGGTGCGGGTGGCTCGGCGCCTGTCAGAGCGCCGCGATGCGCCGTGGACGGTGGTGACGGTGCAGACACGCACCGTGGCCGATGCGCACTGGCAGCTGGAGATCGATCGTGCCTTCGCGCTCACGCGCCGCCTCGGCGGCGATACCGCGCTGCTGCACGGCGCCAACGTGGCCGACGCCCTGCTGGATTTCGCCTCCCATAACGGCGTGTCCACGCTGCTGCTGGGGCGCACGCGCGAACGCCCGCTGGCGCGCATGTTCAACCGCACCCTGACCCAGCAACTGCTGCAGCGAGGCGCGCATTACGAACTGGTCATCGTCAGTTCCGCCGATGCGCGTGCACGCGCACGTCAGCGCTGGCGCAACCCGCGCCAGTGGCTGCAGCGCTACGACCTGGCCTTCGCGGCGATCGCGGCGGCCGCTGCGGTCGGCGTGGCGTGGCTGCTGCAGCGCTGGACCGATATCGACGACCTGTCGATGGTGTTCATCGTCGCGGTGGTGCTGGTGGCCTCGCGCACGCGCATGGCCGCGGCGGTGATCGCCGCGCTGCTGAGTTTTGTCGCCTACAACTTCTTCTTCATCGAACCGCGCTTCACCCTGCACATCAGCGCCCGCCAGGGCGTGGTGACGGTGTGCCTGTTCCTGATTGCCGCGCTGGTCGCCGGGCGGCTGGCCTCGCGCCTGCGCAGCCAGGTGCTGGCGCTACGCGCGGCCAATGCGCATGCCAACGCGCTGCAGGCGCTGGGCCGCCAGCTCAGTACCGCCGCCGATCTGGGGCAGGTGCTGGAGGCCGGCCGGCGTGCGCTGACCACCGCGCTGGATGCCGAGGTCTGGCTGCGCCTGGAGCAGCGCGAAAGCGAGGCGCCACCCAGCTTCGGCGCGCTCGACCGCAGTGCGGCGGAGTGGACCCAGCGCCACGGGCAGCCGGCCGGACGCTTCACCGATACCCTGGCCGGCGCGCAGTGGTGGTGCCTGCCGGTGCGACACGAGCGCGGCACCCTCGGCGTGGCGGCCTTGCGCTTGCGCCAGGGCGTGCAGCGGCCCGGCCTGGAGCAGCGCCGCCTGGCCGAAGCGATGGTGGACGATATCGGCCAGGCCGCGCTGCGCACGCGGCTGGTCGCCGACCTGGAGGGCGCGCGGGTGACCGGCGAAACCGAGCGGCTGCGCTCGGCGCTGCTGTCGTCGGTCTCGCACGACCTGCGCTCGCCGCTGGCCTCGATGATCGGTTCGGCCAGCAGCCTGGCCAGCTATGGCGATGCGATGGACGCGCAGGACCGCCACAGCCTGCTCGACACCATCCAGCTCGAAGGCGAGCGGCTGGATCGCTACATCCAGAACCTGCTCGACATGACCCGGCTCGGCCACACCGGGCTGACCTTGAATCGCGACTGGATCGGCGTGGACGAGTTGATCGGCTCGGCCACCCGCCGTCTGCAGCGCTACCAGCCGGAGGTGCGGCTGCAACTGGACCTGGCCCCCGACCTGCCGGCGATCTGGGTACATCCGGCGCTGGTGGAGCAGGCCATCTTCAACGTGCTGGAAAATGCGGCGAAATTTTCGCCACCCGGCATGGCGGTCACCGTGCAGGCGCAACTGCGCAATGGTGCGCTGCAGATCGACATCGGCGACCAGGGCCCCGGCATTCCCGAAGACGAGCGCGCGCGCATCTTCGACATGTTCTACAGCGTGGAGCGCGGCGACCGTGGCCGCCATGGCACCGGCCTGGGCCTGACCATCTGCCAGGGCATGATCGGTGCGCACGGCGGCAGCGTGGAGGCACTGGCCGGGGCACATGGTCAGGGCACCACGATTCGCATTACGCTGCCGCTGCTCCTCCCTGCCGCGCCACCACGCCCCGATGCCGACTGA
- a CDS encoding response regulator, giving the protein MPTDPAAIPPARVLIIDDEPQIRRFLDISLRAQGYRVLQAGTAEEGLATLAGQGAELVVLDIGLPDRDGHEVLREIRQWSSVPVIMLTVRAGEAEKVAALDAGANDYVTKPFGVQELMARIRALLRQSGAGSTVEESVFDDGRLHIHLGLREVTLNGEAVPLSRKEYALLALLLKHAGRVVTQPQLLREVWGPTHEEDTHYLRILLGKLRQKLHDDAADPHYIVTEPGVGLRFIGVTR; this is encoded by the coding sequence ATGCCGACTGACCCTGCTGCCATCCCGCCCGCCCGCGTGTTGATCATCGACGATGAGCCGCAAATCCGCCGTTTTCTCGACATCAGCCTGCGTGCGCAGGGGTACCGCGTGCTGCAGGCCGGCACCGCCGAAGAAGGCCTGGCCACGCTGGCCGGGCAGGGCGCCGAACTGGTGGTGCTGGATATCGGCCTGCCCGATCGCGACGGCCACGAGGTGCTGCGCGAGATCCGCCAATGGTCCAGCGTGCCGGTGATCATGCTCACCGTCCGCGCCGGCGAAGCCGAAAAGGTCGCCGCACTCGATGCCGGCGCCAACGACTACGTCACCAAACCCTTCGGCGTGCAGGAACTGATGGCGCGCATCCGCGCGCTGCTGCGTCAGTCCGGCGCCGGCAGCACGGTGGAAGAAAGCGTGTTCGACGACGGCCGCCTGCATATCCACCTGGGCCTGCGCGAAGTCACCCTCAATGGCGAAGCGGTGCCGCTCAGCCGCAAGGAATACGCCCTGCTCGCGCTGCTGCTCAAGCACGCCGGCCGCGTGGTGACGCAACCGCAGTTGCTGCGCGAAGTGTGGGGCCCCACCCACGAAGAAGACACCCATTACCTGCGCATCCTGCTCGGCAAGCTGCGCCAGAAACTGCACGACGATGCCGCCGACCCGCATTACATCGTCACCGAGCCGGGCGTGGGGCTGCGGTTTATCGGTGTGACGCGCTGA
- a CDS encoding FAD-binding oxidoreductase, whose protein sequence is MTDVLPAALSDLLAARLGADGWLTGNDARRRYGEDDSRRWALPAAVALPGDTEDVVAIVQACRAHGVPIVARGAGTGTTGAAVPFSGGVVMSMARMDRILALRPADRCAIVQPGLLNGQLQQALQPHGLFWPPDPSSADICSVGGNLSTNAGGPRAVKYGATRDNVLGLVAVTGTGEVIRCGGAYTKNSTGYDLTHLLVGSEGTLAIIVEATLKLTPRAVAQAGLRALYRDAASAAAAVSRVMAQPTTPTMLEFMDASAIALLRRNGSDVPESGAMLLIEADGDHDTLPYALQALHDAADGEGVLSLDVAADGSARDKLWAARRALSPALRTIKPGKINEDVVVPVSRIPALVAGVEALAAEFALPIVAFGHAGNGNLHVNIMYDPDDADENARAHAALPRVFALVLSLEGTLSGEHGIGVAKRDFMTQAFDPATLAAMRAIKAALDPDGILNPGKVLPTLPAQ, encoded by the coding sequence ATGACCGACGTACTTCCCGCCGCACTGTCCGACCTGTTGGCAGCGCGCCTCGGTGCCGATGGCTGGTTGACCGGCAACGACGCGCGCCGCCGCTATGGCGAGGACGATTCGCGCCGCTGGGCGTTGCCCGCCGCCGTCGCCTTGCCGGGCGATACCGAGGATGTGGTGGCGATCGTGCAGGCCTGCCGCGCGCATGGCGTGCCGATCGTGGCGCGCGGCGCCGGCACCGGCACCACCGGTGCGGCGGTGCCGTTTTCCGGCGGCGTGGTGATGTCGATGGCACGCATGGATCGCATCCTTGCGCTGCGTCCGGCCGATCGCTGCGCCATCGTGCAACCGGGCCTGCTCAACGGCCAATTGCAGCAGGCCTTGCAGCCGCATGGCCTGTTCTGGCCGCCGGATCCGTCCAGCGCGGACATCTGCAGCGTCGGCGGCAATCTGTCCACCAATGCCGGCGGCCCGCGCGCGGTGAAATATGGCGCCACCCGCGACAACGTGCTCGGCCTTGTCGCCGTCACCGGCACCGGCGAAGTCATCCGCTGCGGCGGTGCATACACCAAGAATTCCACCGGTTACGACCTCACGCATCTATTGGTCGGCAGCGAGGGCACCCTGGCGATCATCGTCGAAGCGACCTTGAAGCTGACGCCGCGCGCGGTGGCGCAAGCCGGGCTGCGCGCCTTGTACCGCGATGCGGCCAGCGCGGCGGCAGCGGTGTCGCGGGTGATGGCGCAACCGACCACGCCGACGATGCTGGAATTCATGGATGCCAGCGCCATTGCGCTGCTGCGTCGCAATGGCAGCGACGTGCCCGAGTCCGGCGCGATGTTGTTGATCGAAGCCGATGGCGATCACGACACCCTGCCCTATGCGTTGCAGGCCCTGCATGACGCAGCCGATGGCGAGGGCGTGCTGAGCCTGGACGTGGCCGCCGACGGCAGCGCGCGCGACAAGCTGTGGGCTGCGCGGCGCGCATTATCGCCGGCACTGCGCACCATCAAGCCAGGCAAGATCAACGAAGACGTGGTGGTGCCGGTGTCGCGCATTCCTGCGCTGGTCGCCGGGGTGGAAGCACTGGCGGCGGAATTCGCGCTGCCCATCGTCGCCTTCGGCCATGCCGGCAACGGCAACCTGCACGTCAACATCATGTACGACCCGGACGATGCCGATGAAAACGCACGCGCTCACGCCGCATTGCCGCGCGTGTTCGCGCTGGTGCTGTCGCTGGAAGGCACACTCTCCGGCGAGCACGGCATCGGCGTGGCCAAGCGCGACTTCATGACCCAGGCCTTCGACCCGGCCACGCTGGCGGCGATGCGCGCGATCAAGGCGGCGCTGGATCCGGATGGCATTTTGAATCCGGGTAAGGTGTTGCCCACCTTGCCCGCACAGTGA
- a CDS encoding metal-dependent hydrolase produces MPTIMTHAAVPLALWCASERGRISPRLLAAGVLAAMLPDADVAAFALHIPYADAFGHRGASHSLLFAAVMALFGGAAHRLLRADAVQAAVFLFVCAASHPLLDAMTSGGLGVALGWPWDQTRWFAPWRPIRVSPFASGFFNARGLNTLLSELRWVWLPLTVAMLGWRCIQRTTPQDQMR; encoded by the coding sequence ATGCCGACCATCATGACCCACGCCGCGGTTCCGCTTGCGCTTTGGTGCGCCAGCGAACGCGGCCGCATCTCGCCACGCCTGCTGGCTGCCGGTGTGCTGGCGGCGATGCTGCCAGACGCCGACGTGGCGGCCTTTGCGTTGCACATCCCGTATGCCGACGCGTTCGGCCATCGCGGTGCCAGCCACTCGTTGTTGTTCGCCGCAGTGATGGCATTGTTCGGCGGCGCGGCGCATCGGCTGTTGCGTGCCGATGCCGTGCAGGCGGCTGTGTTTTTGTTCGTCTGCGCCGCATCGCACCCGCTGCTGGATGCGATGACCTCCGGCGGCCTGGGCGTGGCACTAGGCTGGCCGTGGGACCAGACACGCTGGTTCGCACCGTGGCGGCCCATTCGCGTGTCGCCGTTCGCCAGCGGCTTTTTCAACGCGCGCGGCCTGAACACGCTGCTCTCCGAGCTGCGTTGGGTCTGGCTGCCGCTCACCGTCGCCATGCTGGGCTGGAGATGCATCCAGCGCACGACACCACAGGATCAGATGCGATGA